The sequence GATGCGGTTGACACCCTGGCGCTTCGAGCGTCGGCCGGCCGTGAAGCGTTCCTTCCGAGCCGTCCCCTTGCGGACCGACATGCGGACCACGATAATGCCCTGCTTGGCCTTGTAGCCGAGTTCGCGCGCCTTGTCCAGACGGGTCGGACGATCGATACGCTCGATAGCGCCCTGTTTGCGCCATTCCTGCTTTCGCTGCCACTGTAGTTCCCCGAGTTTGCCGTCGTCAGGGTCCTTCCATGCGTCCTTGATGTGGGAGTAGAAGCTTTCTGCCATCGTAATCACCGCGGGCGTTTCCTGGTTCAATCCCGGCCGGGGCCCGTCCCCGCGGATCACATCCCGACCTGTGGCGGCGGTGCCGTACAGGTGCCCGCTGGCGCCCGCGACCCAGCGAGTCTACCCTATCTTCCGAACTCTCGAGTATAAGGGCTTCGAACTGCGGGAACGGCGAGCCGAAAAACGAGGAATGTTCGTGGGTCGATCACCGCTCGAGCGGGACGTACTCGCCGACGCCGCCGGGGACGACGCCGTTGACCGTCGCGAACACGGCACCGAGGACCAGTCCGTAGACCAAGTGGCCGATCGCGAACAGGAGCGCGCTGACCAGTTCCCCCGCGACGCCCGGAATGGGGAGAAACGGCAGCGGCAACGCCGCGACGCCCGCCTGCTGCATCGCCAGTGGGAACAGGAGGCCGCCGGCGAAGAGGCCGAGGAGGGCCCCGAACACCAGTCCGACGACGAGGTAGTCGCTAAACGAGTCCACCAGGTCCTGGACCGCTCGCCGCGAGACCAGGGCGGCGAACGCCAGCCCGAATAGGGCGCTGAGGACCATGTGGACCGTCCAGCCGACGCCGACCGCCGTTTCGGAACCGGCGATCAGCGCGCCGAGCAGTTCGATCTGGCCCGCGCCGAGGTGGAGGACCAGCCCCATGGCGATGCCGCCGACCAGTCCGCCGGTAAAGCCGCCACCCCAGACGCCGACGCCGTCGAGATCGTGGTTGTCATTCTCACCCATATATAACGGGTACGAACGCGAGTGTAATCAAACCAACCATTGATTGGGTTGTACGAGGGTCTGATAACCAAATAAGTCGCCACCAGGTCACCGGAAAACCGGTCGAATTCGGCTGTGGCTGCGACGGCGTTGTACGGCCGGTATCCTGGATCCGTTCCATCCGATAGATATGTCGGAACAGGGATGGCGCGATCGTCTCACTAGGCGACAGTTTTCAGGTTGGCCCAAACAAGAGAGTGGTAACAGGTGCTGACAATGAGCAAGAACGTATCGACGGACAGATCGTCAGGTGGGGGGGGGGACGAACGCGACGAGCGACGCCATCGAGAGCGCGGCGTTTCTCGCGCGGTCGGAGCACCGCGTTCGCGTCCTCGAGTTGCTCGCGGACGGCCATCGTCGACTCCGTTACGAGCCTTCTGATGTACACCTACGGCGAGACGCTGGCCGCCGGCGACCGGCTGGACGTCGAGGTCTTCTTCGATCGGAATGCGAGCGACGTCACACTCGAGAACTCGGAACTCGTCGACCGGTGGCTCGGCGAGAAGACCGCCCGCTTGCTCGGGATGTCCGTCGAGCGCGTCCGGTTCGTCGCCGCCGGCATCGCGATCCTGTCGACCGCGGCCGCGATCGCCGTCGCCAGGCTCGTCGGCTTCGTCGGACTGAACGTCCCGCACATGGATCGGAACCTCGGCGGCGGCGATACGAAGCGGCTCCTCATGGGCTGTCTGTTCGTCGGCCCCGCGCTGCTGGTCGGCACCGACGTCGGCGCCCGCCTCGCCCTGAATCCCGTCCAGTTGCCGGTCGGGATCATCACCGGGCTCGTCGGCGGGCCGTACGTCCTCTACCTGATGTGCAAACAGGAGAACATGGGCGAGATCTAGGGGACTCAGCCTCGAGGCCACGGTCGATTCACTGGCCTCGAGTCGAGGATTACGTCGCAGTTCGAACGTCCCGTCGCTCGAGGCGGACCGATAGGGAAGGGACTGCAGTGGCTCGAGCGACGGACGGTCGACCGAGTACCGAACTGACGACGAGTAACAACCCGAAACGAGGAACGACCTGAAAGCCGTCGCTCGTCGGGTGGAAATGAGGTATGAAGAGCGAGGCAGCGAACCGGGTCTCCCAGAGGCTCGCGCACTCCAGTACTCGCCGGGACGCAGGCGGGCTTAACGTCCGTGTTCGGGATGGGTACGGGTGGTTCCCCGCCGCTGTGGCCGCCTCAACGCCGACCCGCGGAATCGAACCGCGGTAACGCCTGCGCCGGTGTGTTCACCCCGATATCAGGGGTACGTCGGTTTAACACTTCTGATCTTTCCGTCGAACGCCGACTCGGTTCGTTCCCGGCTCCTTTGGCGGTGCTCGGTTCCTGCTTGTCCGGCATCGTCCTCTTCAGCCGTCTTCTCGGCAATCGCTACTCAAGATCGTTCCGGCGGACAACGGGTCCCTATCGAGATCGAACCGATGGCGGAGCCGCGACTGGACGTTCGAAGCGAAGGACTATATTAATTGAATAATTAATTAGCGACGAGAACTACTCATGAACGGATTAGACGGGAAGACGGCCGTGGTAACGGGCGGCGGATCCGGAATCGGGCGCGCGTCGGCGAAACGCTTCGCCGACGAGGGGGCGAACGTCGTCGTCGCGGACATCGACGCGGAGACCGGTCGCGAAACGGTAGATCTGATCGAGGACGCCGGCAGTAACGCGACATTCGTCGACGTCGACGTCTCCGACCTCGAGTCGGTCGAGCGAATGGTCGATGTCGCGCTCGACGCGTACGGGAGCCTCGATTTCGCGCACAACAACGCGGGAATTCTCACGGGATTCGCAGACGTCGCCGACATCGACGCCGACGACTGGGACGCGCTCCTCGAGGTCAACCTGAAGGGAATCTGGACGTGCCTGAAGGCCGAGCTTGCCGTCATGGCGGAACGCGGCGGCGGGGCGATCGTCAACACGGCCTCTGAGTCCGGGCTCGTCGGGATGGGCGGTCTCGCCAGCTATTCCGCCAGTAAACACGGCGTCGTCGGACTCACGAAGACGGTCGCGCTCGAATACGCAACGCGGGGCGTGCGGGTCAACGCTATCGCACCGGGGCCGACGAACACGAACATCCAATCCAGGATGTCGGGAGACGGCGACCCCTCGAGCATGGAGTTCGACACATCGGCGATGATCGACGTCCCGATGGACCGCATCGCGGAACCGGAGGAGATGGCCGGCGCGGTCGCGTTCCTCTGTTCCGACGACGCTTCCTACATCACCGGGCACACGCTCCCGGTCGACGGCGGGCAGGCAGCGGACTGACCGCTCAACCTCATCGTCACGATTCGGAAAAGTTAGCGCGGCGATATCCAACCGTTCAGCGGTATCGGTGCCGCAGTTCGAGCTATGTGGTTCTACTCACGTCGCAAGGGAGCGACTCGAGACCGTAGAGGCCGTTCAACGGCTGGAGATCCGATAGATCCGCCTCCAGTCGTTCGAAGCGCTCGAGCAGTTGCCCCAGGGCGACGTCGGCTTCCATCCGCGCGAGGTGGGCGCCGAGACAGAAGTGAACCCCCGTCCCGAACGCCATGTGGCGGTTCGGATGCCGCTCGGGCCGAAACTCCTCGGGCGCGTCGAAGACGGCCGGATCGCGGTTCGCGGCGCCCAGCCAGAGTGTGACGACGTCGCCGGTTTCGATCCGTCGCCCGTTTAGCTCGACGTCCTCCACGGCGATCCGCTTCAGTGATTGGATCGGCGACCGGTATCGGAGCACCTCCTCGATGGCCCGTTGGCGGTCGACCGCTCCGGTTCGGATCGCGTCCGTCACCTCCGCCTCCTTGACGGACCAGATCGCGTTGGTGAGGAGGTTCGTCGTCGTGATGTTACCCGCGAGGAGCAACAGCATACAGAACCCGACCTGCTCGCCCCTGGTCAGCTTCTCCGCGTTCGCCGCGAGCGTGATCAGATCGTCCCCGCTGCCGCCGTCGCGCTCTTCAAGCAGCGTCGCGAAGTAGCCGCCCATCTCTCGCTGGGCCCGCTCCTGTTCCCGTTGCACCCGTTCCAGTTCCGCCTCGGTGTCATCTTCGGGTCGCGCGACAAGCGCGTCCGACCAGGCTTTGAACTCCTCGCGGCGTTCGGCGGGGATCCCCAGCAGTTCGGCGATCACGATGACGGGAAGCGGAGTCGCGAACTCGTCAACGAAGTCGAACTCGTCCTCGCCCTCGAGGTCGTCCAACAACTCCTCCGTCACCGCCGCCACTCGCGGCTGATACTCCCGGATGGCTCCGGGCTGAAATCGTTCGTTGACGACCCCGCGGAGTCGAGTCTGTTCCGGCGGGTCGGTCGAGATCATCGTCTGCAGCATCGGGAGGTCCTCGTCACCGTCGCTGTCGCCGTCGTTCGAGGACTTCTCGGGATCGAACGCGCGGTTCGCCGTGAACGTATCGTGGTCTTTGAGCACGCGCTCGACGTCTTCGTACCGGAATACGTCCCACGTCTCTCGCTGCTCGTCGAAGTGGACCGGACGCTCCGCTCGCATCTCGGCGTACCACTCGAACGGCGAGAGTTGCCCCTCGCGGCTTCGGATCGCGTTCGGTGACCGGCCCACGCCGACGACTGAATCGGGGGACTGCATGATTTAATTGACCAATTAATCAGTCATAGCTCTTTTGGTGTCGTACTCCGGCTGTGGAATTCGATCTGATACGCGGGAGAACCATCGCTTTCGCAGAGACGGATTCGGGACGAATCGAAGGGACTCGAGTCGACGTAGCGACCGAATGCGACCCAGACGCAATCGGAACTGGTCGCTCGCTAGCTCTCGCGAGAGATATCGGCGAGAATCTCGTCGACGATCGCCTGCACCTGATCGACGGCGTCAGAGCGATCCGTCGTCGTCTGCGTGTGGATCCCCTGTTTGAGGAGGAAGAGGAGGTGATCCGCGGTCTGTTCGGGATCGACCGGCCGGAACTGCTCGCGTTCGATACCGGCGCGGATGATCTGCACGACCGCGTCTCGGAGCCCGTCCTCCACTGCCGTCGTTTTACTACGGAAATCGTCGTCCCACGTCGCGTGCGCCCACAGTTCGACGAAAACCCGCGCGATCGCCGTCTCGATATCGGACGGCGGAGCGGACATCACCGCTTCGACCTGCGCCGGTTCCGGGTGCAGGATTTGGCCGACGAACCGTCGAAGTTCCGTCTCCGCGTCGGTGATCGGTTCCTCGGCCCGCTGGCCGAGGAATATCTCGACGAAGACGTCGAGCATCGACAGTAACAATTCATCTTTGCTATCGAAGTAGTGGTAGATCAGCGACGGGTTCTGGCCCAGTTCGTCGCCGATATCCTTGATTGAGAGGTCCGCGTACCCGTGTTTGACGAGCGCGCGAAACGCGGCCTCTCTGATTCGTTGTTCGGTTTCGGGCTGACCGCTCATACTCGTACGTAGGGAATCCCCTCATAAGCCGATATCTAGTCGACCGTTGCGACGCACGCTTCCGAGCGGTACGATCTGGGTTGATGGACCGTCGAAGAGAGAGCTTCGGTCGTCTCGGTCGTCGAACGTCCGAAGGACCGACGGAGCGATCGACGCCAGCGATCGTGAAATACTAGGTTTCGTATATCTGTATGTGGTTTGTCGACCGCGAGAACGTCGTGTTTGACTCGCGTCGGTTGGTACTATCCGACGTCCAGAACCTGCTCGTAGGCTTCCGAGCTGTCCGGTACGCGACTTTTGGAAAACGAGAGACAACAGTGAGGCGAGAGGCGTGTATCTCGATCTCGGATGACACCGCGTCTCGAGGCCGCTCGAGACTGCTCGCTCTACGCGATCGAACGGGACTCGAGAACCAGAACGGAGGCGGAGTTCGCGCACGGACGCCGCGAGGAGTCGACCGGACCGTCAGGCGACGAACTCGGTGATCGTCTCGAACGACTCGTCCTCGATTGAGTTGGCGAGGTCGTCGCTCTCGAGGTCGTCGGGGACGTGCTGGGGGTACTTCCGACGGAAGTAGCCCACGATGTTCGTCAGATCCCGCCGGAGGAACTCGCCGGCGTTCTCGTGGTCGGTCGGCACGGCCTGGGGCCAGTCGAAGATCTTCACGCCCTCCTCGTTGACGAAGACGTTGTACTCGCTCATGTCCGCGTGGACATATCCGTTCGCGTGCGCGTTGGCGATCTCGGAGACGAGCAGATCGAGGACCCCCAGCACCTGATCGTCCTCGAGTCGCGTCCGGGAGAGTTCGACGCCGTCCATCTTCTCCATGACGATGGCGTGGCGGTTCTGGCCGATCGGCTGGGGGACCGAAACGTCCGGGTAGAGCTCTTCCAAGATCTCGTGTTCCCGCTCGGCGGCCTTCCGGGCGGTGTACATCCACGAGACGTGGTCGTTCTCCGAGGTGTAGTCGCGTTCCTTGTGGACCTCCCGGAAGTTCGTGTACCCCTCGCGGTGGTACTTCAGGGCCAGGGGCTTGTACGAGCGCACTTCGTAGACGTCGCTCTCCTTGCCGACGCCGAGCGGCGAGCCGAACTCGCCGATGGTATCGCGCTCGACGAGCGCGCGCAACGCGAGCGTATCGTACCCCTCGAATTGGAGGGTGTACCCCTCGTACTGAATCGTCTTCTTCTCGATCAACCCGCGTTTCAGACAGCGCTCGAGGCGGTAGTCGACCTCCTCTTCGGTCAGACTGGCGAACTTTGGGAGCTTCTCCCGCTGGACCCACTCCGAGAAGCGCATCCCCTGTTCGACCCCCGAGAGGAGATAGAAGTCTTCGTCCTCGAGCTCCGGGAGTTCCCCGGCGACGTTCCGCACCATAGCCCGGGATAGCCGGTGAGTACGTAAAAACGTCGTGACGTGGGGCGACTACAGGGCGGCAGGCGGCAGCCGAGGTATCTACGACGGAACGCGCGGCGGTGACGGCAGCGTACGTCCGCACATCGCACCCAATAAATCAGATATTGCGATATAGAATCCGATGTTCGGGCCTCGAGCGACTGCGGCGGCTCAGTCGAACCAGTCGATAGCTGGGCTAGCCGGGCCCACGTATCGATCGCCGTCCAACGATTTCGCCGCGAATCCGGAACCGGAGATCTCCATGAGACCGGCCGTGAGTGGAGAACTCAGACGTAAGAGGGCAGAGCCGAGTCCAACAATCGGATCAGATAGCGCGTTCAGCGCGCGATCCGATCGCGAATCCGAGCGACGGTTTCGACGAACGCGGTGCTCGCTCGATCTCGAGGCCGCTCCAGTCGGACGTCGACAACGTCGTCGACGCGGCCCGGCCGGTCGTCCATGACGACGACGCGGTCACCGAGTGCGATCGCCTCCTCGATGTCGTGGGTGACGAATAGCACGGTTTTGTCGGTCTCGCGCCAGATCTCGAGCAGTTCGCCGTGCAGTCGTTCGCGCGTGCCCGAATCGAGGCTCGCGAACGGTTCGTCCAGCAGTAACACCTCGGGATCGACGGCGAGGGCGCGAGCGATCCCAACCCGCTGTTTCATCCCGCCGGAGAGGTCGCGCGGATACGCGTCTCCGAACCCCGACAGTCCGACGAGTTCGAGCAGGTCGCGGACTCGCGCCTCGCAGTCCGGACAGTCGCAGGCGGGGCGATCGAGTCCGAACCGGACGTTTCCGCGGACGGTTCGCCACGGGAAGAGGGCGTCCTCCTGGAAGACCATCCCGCGATCGACGCCGGGTTCCGTAACGGGATCGCCGTCGACGAGGACCCGGCCCGCCGTCGGCGACTCGAGGCCGGCGATGAGTCGGAGCAGCGTCGTCTTCCCGCAGCCCGACGGACCGACCACGCAGCAGAACTCGCCGTCGGCTACCTCGAGCGAGACGTCGGCCAGCGCCTCGAGGCGAGCGCCGCGGGAGTCGTACCGCTTCGAGAGGCCGTCGACGACGATCTTCGCCGCGGCGGACTTCCGATTCGGATCGGTATCGGAGTCGATCACTGCCACGCGAGAACCCTCCGTTCGACCGCGCGAAACGCGACGTCCATGCCGACGTAAACGACGCTGATGAGGAACATGTACGCGATACTGGTGTCCAGCGCGAGGTTGTTCGAGGCGTTGACAATTTCGTAGCCGACGCCGGGCGCACCGAACAGTTCCGCGCCGACGACGATCATCCAGCACCGACCGATGCTCGTTCGAACGGCGGTGAGCACGCTCGGCGCGGCGGCCGGCAGGACGACGAGCCGGATCATCTGCCAGTCGGACTCGACGCCGAGCCCGGAAGCGACTTCGATGTACTCCCTCGAGACCCCCTCGACGCCGCTGTAGGCGCCATAAAGGGTGATCCAGAACGCCCCGACGAAGACGATAAACGCCGCACCGGTGTGGTGGATACCGAACCAGAGGACGGCGAAGACCACCCACGCCAGCGGCGGAATCGGGCGGAGGAGCCGGACGACCGGCCGGAGGTAGTCGTCGACGCGAGTCGACCAGCCCATCGCCACGCCGACTGCGATTCCGGCGACGTTCCCGACGACCAGACCGGGAACGTAGTGAAACAGACTCTGACTGAGTTTGTACAGTCCGATCGGGACCGCCGTGGTCCCCGCGACCGGAAGGTCGACGGAGGTCCGCCGGACGAAGAGGTCGACGAACGCGCTCGCCGACGCGACCGGTCCCGGCAGGAGATACGACGGCGTCGTCGCCCGCGCAGCGAGCCACCAGAGGGCGAGGAAGGCGGCGATTCCGATCGTCCCGCGGACGAGTCGGGTTGGATCGCCGCCGACGAGTCGCGCCGTCCGACCGTCCGCCTCGAGGTCGAGGTCGACGCTCATTCGCTCACCGCGTCGTACGCGTCGAAGTGGAACAGGTCCTCATTCGAGACCACCGCATCGGTGTTGCCGACGTCGGCGACGTACCGTGCGATCCGTTCGGTTGGATCGGCGATCCGATGCGGGTCCGAGTAGAAGTTCGCCGCCTTCGACTCCATCGCCGCCGCGGCGCGTTCGTCACTCGTTCCGGAACCGATGACTGTACTCGCGTGTTCGGCGGCTGTCTCCGGGTTCTCGCGGATGAACTCGGTCGCCTCGAGGTGCGCCGAGACGAGTG comes from Haloterrigena salifodinae and encodes:
- a CDS encoding ABC transporter ATP-binding protein, translating into MIDSDTDPNRKSAAAKIVVDGLSKRYDSRGARLEALADVSLEVADGEFCCVVGPSGCGKTTLLRLIAGLESPTAGRVLVDGDPVTEPGVDRGMVFQEDALFPWRTVRGNVRFGLDRPACDCPDCEARVRDLLELVGLSGFGDAYPRDLSGGMKQRVGIARALAVDPEVLLLDEPFASLDSGTRERLHGELLEIWRETDKTVLFVTHDIEEAIALGDRVVVMDDRPGRVDDVVDVRLERPRDRASTAFVETVARIRDRIAR
- a CDS encoding TetR/AcrR family transcriptional regulator — translated: MSGQPETEQRIREAAFRALVKHGYADLSIKDIGDELGQNPSLIYHYFDSKDELLLSMLDVFVEIFLGQRAEEPITDAETELRRFVGQILHPEPAQVEAVMSAPPSDIETAIARVFVELWAHATWDDDFRSKTTAVEDGLRDAVVQIIRAGIEREQFRPVDPEQTADHLLFLLKQGIHTQTTTDRSDAVDQVQAIVDEILADISRES
- a CDS encoding ABC transporter permease — translated: MSVDLDLEADGRTARLVGGDPTRLVRGTIGIAAFLALWWLAARATTPSYLLPGPVASASAFVDLFVRRTSVDLPVAGTTAVPIGLYKLSQSLFHYVPGLVVGNVAGIAVGVAMGWSTRVDDYLRPVVRLLRPIPPLAWVVFAVLWFGIHHTGAAFIVFVGAFWITLYGAYSGVEGVSREYIEVASGLGVESDWQMIRLVVLPAAAPSVLTAVRTSIGRCWMIVVGAELFGAPGVGYEIVNASNNLALDTSIAYMFLISVVYVGMDVAFRAVERRVLAWQ
- a CDS encoding cytochrome P450 encodes the protein MQSPDSVVGVGRSPNAIRSREGQLSPFEWYAEMRAERPVHFDEQRETWDVFRYEDVERVLKDHDTFTANRAFDPEKSSNDGDSDGDEDLPMLQTMISTDPPEQTRLRGVVNERFQPGAIREYQPRVAAVTEELLDDLEGEDEFDFVDEFATPLPVIVIAELLGIPAERREEFKAWSDALVARPEDDTEAELERVQREQERAQREMGGYFATLLEERDGGSGDDLITLAANAEKLTRGEQVGFCMLLLLAGNITTTNLLTNAIWSVKEAEVTDAIRTGAVDRQRAIEEVLRYRSPIQSLKRIAVEDVELNGRRIETGDVVTLWLGAANRDPAVFDAPEEFRPERHPNRHMAFGTGVHFCLGAHLARMEADVALGQLLERFERLEADLSDLQPLNGLYGLESLPCDVSRTT
- a CDS encoding SDR family NAD(P)-dependent oxidoreductase gives rise to the protein MNGLDGKTAVVTGGGSGIGRASAKRFADEGANVVVADIDAETGRETVDLIEDAGSNATFVDVDVSDLESVERMVDVALDAYGSLDFAHNNAGILTGFADVADIDADDWDALLEVNLKGIWTCLKAELAVMAERGGGAIVNTASESGLVGMGGLASYSASKHGVVGLTKTVALEYATRGVRVNAIAPGPTNTNIQSRMSGDGDPSSMEFDTSAMIDVPMDRIAEPEEMAGAVAFLCSDDASYITGHTLPVDGGQAAD
- a CDS encoding serine/threonine-protein kinase RIO2, which encodes MVRNVAGELPELEDEDFYLLSGVEQGMRFSEWVQREKLPKFASLTEEEVDYRLERCLKRGLIEKKTIQYEGYTLQFEGYDTLALRALVERDTIGEFGSPLGVGKESDVYEVRSYKPLALKYHREGYTNFREVHKERDYTSENDHVSWMYTARKAAEREHEILEELYPDVSVPQPIGQNRHAIVMEKMDGVELSRTRLEDDQVLGVLDLLVSEIANAHANGYVHADMSEYNVFVNEEGVKIFDWPQAVPTDHENAGEFLRRDLTNIVGYFRRKYPQHVPDDLESDDLANSIEDESFETITEFVA